Below is a window of Coriobacteriia bacterium DNA.
CTCGACCTGCCGGTCTGGCAGCAGTTCATTCTCTACCTCAAAGACATCGCGCAGGGGAACTTCGGAACGTCGATAGCGACGGGCAGGTCGGTCAAGGACATCTTCCTCGAGAAGTACCCCTACACCCTGCAACTCGCATTCGCAGCGATCATCATCGAGATCATCGTAGGGATTGGTGCAGGGGTCATCTCGGCGGTGAAGCAGTACTCGTTTTGGGACGTCACAGTGACACTGTCGACCTCGCTCCTGGTGTCGCTTCCCGTGTTCTGGCTCGGTATGATGATGCAACTCTTCTTCGGGATCTGGCTCAAGAACTGGACGAATGGCCAGTTCTACCTGCCGATCTCGGGCGCATGGTCGCCGGGGGCGCCCTTCCCACCCATGGCGTACCTGATCATGCCGGCGATCACACTTGCTTCGGTGTCCACCGCCTACGCAGCCCGCATCCAGCGCAGCCAGCTCCTCGAGGTGCGCGGAACCGACTACATCCGAACGGCTCGTGCAAAGGGCTTGAGCGAGGGATCGGTGCTCTGGCGTCATGCGATGAAGAACGCGCTCATCCCCGTCGTTACGTTCATCGCCTTGGACCTAGGGGCGATGATGGCCGGCGCGATCTTGACCGAGACAGTCTTCAATTGGCCTGGCATCGGCTACCAGATCTACCTGTCTATCGAACAGCGTGACTGGCCCGTAGTCATCGGCACTACCATCATCGTCACGATGGTCTACATGGTCATCAACCTTATCGTCGACATTAGCTACGCCTTCCTCGATCCGAGGATCCGGTATGGCGGATCGGAAGGGAGGTAGCCGAGAATGCCAATCGACGACAACACATTCATCGAGCCGGCCGAGGACGACAACACGGCGGTTCGGCACCATCTTGAGACCGGCGGCATGCCGTTGGGGCAGGTCGCGGAGCAGTCCAATGAGCGCAGCCGCACACTGTGGGGCGACGCGTGGCACCGGTTGCTCCGAAACAAGCTTGCGGTCGTTGCGCTTGTCTATCTCGTCATCGTGACCCTGATGGCGGTCACGGCCCCGCTATGGGTCAAGCCGCTTTTCGGAGACCCGATGTACGCGAACTCGACTCTCGTGATGAAGAACCAGTTCCTGCCGCCGTCGCTTGCCCACCCGATGGGCACCGACAACTTCGGCCTCGACGTGTTCGGCCGCGTTGTCTATGGCGCTCGGGTGTCGCTGCTTGTGGGCTTCGTCGCCACGGGAATCTCGGTGGTTCTCGGCATCATCCTCGGCGCGATCTCCGGCTACTACGGTGGACTGACCGATAGCATCGTCATGCGTATCACTGACGTGTTCCTCGCGTTCCCCTACATCCTGCTGGCGATCTTGCTCATCTCGATCATGGGGATGGGACTTGGACCGGTGCTTGTCGCGATCGGCGTGCTCGGATGGACAACGATCGCGCGCGTGTTCCGGTCGTCAATCCTTTCGGTGAAACGCAACGACTACATCGAAGCGGCCAAGGCGATGGGCGCGAGCGACATGCGCATCATGATGCGCCACATCCTCCCGAACGCGCTGGCGCCAATCATCGTTTACGCGACGATGTCGGTGGGCGGGGTCATCCTGACCGAGGCCGCGCTCTCGTTCCTCGGCATCGGCGTCCAGGCACCGACGCCTTCGTGGGGCCTGATGCTCAACGACGCGCAAAGCTACATCGTTACGCATCCAGGCCTGTTCATCTGGCCGGGTCTGGCGATCATCCTTACCGTGCTCGCGTTCGTACTTCTGGGCGATGGCCTGCGCGATGCGCTCGACGTGAAAGTGAGCGAGTAGCCATGGCCGATGAGAAGCTTCTGGTTGTGGACAACCTCAAGATGCACTTCCACACGCGCGACGGTGTGGTCAAGGCGGTCGACGGCGTGTCCTATGAGCTGAACGACGGTGAGACGCTCGGGGTTGTTGGCGAGTCCGGTTCGGGCAAGTCAGTCACGGCGCTGACGATTATGCGGCTGATCCCGATGCCTCCGGGCCGCATAGAAGGTGGCGACGTGCTGTTTCGCGGCGAGTCGCTGCTACAGATGAGCGATCCTGAGATTCGCAAGATTCGGGGCAACCGCATCGCGATGGTGTTTCAGGACCCGATGACATCGCTTAACCCCGTGTACCGCGTCGGGCGCCAGATCGCAGAGCCGCTCATCCTGCACAAGCACATGAAGAAGCGCGACGCCTGGGCGCGCGCGGTCGAACTGCTGGAGCTTGTGGGAATCCCGCATCCGGCCAGTCGCGTCAACGACTACCCGCACCAGTTCTCAGGCGGCATGCGCCAGCGCGTCATGATCGCGATGGCGCTCGCCAACGACCCAGACATCCTGATCGCCGATGAGCCCACAACCGCCCTCGACGTAACGATCCAAGCGCAGATCCTCGAGCTGATGGAGGAGCTGCAGGGCCGCACGGGTGCGGCGATCATTCTGATCACGCACGACCTCGGGGTGGTCGCGGACATGGCCGACAACGTCTTGGTCATGTACGCCGGACGTCCGGTGGAGTATGGCAACGTGGACCAGCTGTTCTACCGCCCGCTACACCCGTACACGTGGGGCCTGATGGACTCGTTGCCCGAGTATGCGGTCGACGAGAAGTCGACGCTTTGCCCGATCAAGGGTCAGCCGCCCAGCCTCATCAACGTGCCGAGCGGCTGTGCGTTCCACCCTCGCTGCCCGTTCGCCAAGCCCATCTGCACCACCGACGTTCCCGAGTACCGCATCATCGATGACGGCCACGGCGCGGCCTGCCACTTTGCCGGCGATGCCGGCTTCACCCGCGGCGACGCCGAGACGTGTGAGATGGCTGTCCCAGCGGATGAGGAGGTGGCCTCGTGAGCGAGATCCTCCTCGACGTGCAGGACTTGGTGAAGCACTTCCCGGTGCAACAGGGCGTGCTGGCTTCTCGGCTGGGCAAAAAGGTGCGCGCGGTTGATGGCGTGACGTT
It encodes the following:
- a CDS encoding ABC transporter ATP-binding protein, with translation MADEKLLVVDNLKMHFHTRDGVVKAVDGVSYELNDGETLGVVGESGSGKSVTALTIMRLIPMPPGRIEGGDVLFRGESLLQMSDPEIRKIRGNRIAMVFQDPMTSLNPVYRVGRQIAEPLILHKHMKKRDAWARAVELLELVGIPHPASRVNDYPHQFSGGMRQRVMIAMALANDPDILIADEPTTALDVTIQAQILELMEELQGRTGAAIILITHDLGVVADMADNVLVMYAGRPVEYGNVDQLFYRPLHPYTWGLMDSLPEYAVDEKSTLCPIKGQPPSLINVPSGCAFHPRCPFAKPICTTDVPEYRIIDDGHGAACHFAGDAGFTRGDAETCEMAVPADEEVAS
- a CDS encoding ABC transporter permease: MPIDDNTFIEPAEDDNTAVRHHLETGGMPLGQVAEQSNERSRTLWGDAWHRLLRNKLAVVALVYLVIVTLMAVTAPLWVKPLFGDPMYANSTLVMKNQFLPPSLAHPMGTDNFGLDVFGRVVYGARVSLLVGFVATGISVVLGIILGAISGYYGGLTDSIVMRITDVFLAFPYILLAILLISIMGMGLGPVLVAIGVLGWTTIARVFRSSILSVKRNDYIEAAKAMGASDMRIMMRHILPNALAPIIVYATMSVGGVILTEAALSFLGIGVQAPTPSWGLMLNDAQSYIVTHPGLFIWPGLAIILTVLAFVLLGDGLRDALDVKVSE
- a CDS encoding ABC transporter permease, coding for MFQYIGKRLLQFVPVFLGVTLFLFILTRVIPGDPVAMLSGQRVQDPQILAQMRHAYHLDLPVWQQFILYLKDIAQGNFGTSIATGRSVKDIFLEKYPYTLQLAFAAIIIEIIVGIGAGVISAVKQYSFWDVTVTLSTSLLVSLPVFWLGMMMQLFFGIWLKNWTNGQFYLPISGAWSPGAPFPPMAYLIMPAITLASVSTAYAARIQRSQLLEVRGTDYIRTARAKGLSEGSVLWRHAMKNALIPVVTFIALDLGAMMAGAILTETVFNWPGIGYQIYLSIEQRDWPVVIGTTIIVTMVYMVINLIVDISYAFLDPRIRYGGSEGR